DNA from Thunnus thynnus chromosome 2, fThuThy2.1, whole genome shotgun sequence:
CTGGAGCAATCAAATGATTTTTGCTCTAATTGCTTATACAGACTGTGTAACCCTCTTGTAACCCCCTTGTGTAATCTTACTTTATGACTTTGCTGTAAAAGCACTGTGCATGTCAGACTGTTTATGGTGCACATCAGCTTAGATTTAGCATTCAAATTTGCCAAGAATGGGGTGTTTGCAGAAATTTAACCTGTCACCCAATGACATGCTGACAGCAATACAGTAGCTCATGCTGTGACCTCATCATATATGGTCAGAGTCACGTTGAACTCTGCCTTCTCAACCACACAGTTTCACACAACCTCCCCCTCTGCTTAAGATATGTGAGGGTTCCTCTGCATTGTTTTTTTGCATCCCTGTCAGATGCAaatagtggtggtggtggggggctAGTGCTGTTTTTGCAGCACTAACCTTTGCACTTTAACATCTCAAGAATGTGATAGAAACAAGCCAAATGTCTCAGCTGCTCTCCCACACTGTGCTACAGGCATACTCAAAATAGACTCTTCCTTTGAGGAGTTCTgaaaaaattgttgttttttttttatccttttctctttttgttccGGGATGAGAAGAGCTTCTACAGAGCTATCAATAATTCAGGGGGGCTTCATATACTGTAAACAAATCTCAGACATAAGCATTTATAGTGTACAGTGTTTTATCTAATATGAGATAATTGTGGAAACTTTAGTCCAAACTTCTAATTCTGAGTTCTGAACTGAAAAAGACCTGCCAGACAGACCTAAATGCTGGATTTTTGTATTGTCTCCCTCTGCAGGTACAACAGCTTGGTGACAGGCCGACGGGCACGAGGCATCATCGCCATCTGCTGGGTTTTATCCATCATCATCGGCCTGACCCCCATGATGGGCTGGCACAAGGTGGCCAAGAGCTCTAACAGCACCTGCCCAAACGGCCTGATGAAGTGCCTGTTTGAGGAGGTGGTGAACATGGAGTACATGGTGTACTTTAActtttttgcatgtgtgctgATCcccctgctgctgatgctgGCCATCTACCTGTGTATCTTCATGGCAGCTTGCCACCAGCTAAAGCTCATTGAGATGAAGGCGGCTCATGGAGAGAAGTCGCGCACCACGCTGCAGAAAGAGGTCCAGGCTGCCAAGTCTCTGGCCATCATAGTGGGGCTGTTTGCTGTGTGCTGGCTGCCCTTACACATCATCAACTGCTTCACCCTCTTCTGCCCTCAGTGTAAACGTCCTCCTCTCTGGATCATGTATGTGGCCATTATCCTCTCCCACGCCAACTCGGTGGTCAACCCCTTCATCTACGCCTACCGCATCCGGGAGTTCCGACAAACCTTCCGTAGGATTATCCGACGCCACATCCTGGGCCAGAAGGAGATGTTTGACAGTGGCAGCAGTAGGCACGGGTCCACTCGCAACAGCATCACAGACTCCATCAGACTCAAGGTGAATGACCTCAGCTTTGATCTGTTCActgagcacagcagcagcagtagctgtGAAAGCTCCTACCGTGTCCCAGCTCACATCTCTCCTGTAGGGGGCGGTCTAGTGGCGGTGTCCCATCCCCCTCTATCAGTTGTCATCTCCCACTGTCCTAAGATGGGGCCATGTCCACTGCAAGCCCTCACACAGACTCAGATCCCCATGGGTCATCATGTACAGTACGTGGAGCAGCAGCACGACTGCGCAGGAGCAGAAGTTGTGGAGGAAAAGGACAAACAGAACCTGAACTCTGTCCAGGTCACATCTCTGAGCTGCTGTAGTGAGCTGGCAAAGGTGTCCTGACGCACACACAAGAGAGATCAATCATTAATATTCAAGGGCCTCACAGTGAAGTGTCAATGTCTGCATAGCAGCAGCTCTCAAAGGATCGTGATCTGTCCTGATCCACAATGGAAGCACTGTACACAGACAATGGACAACATACGTTACTAAGTTGACTTAAATCTACTtgtcatgttaaactgtgtccACTACTTAAgcaaaatgactttttaaattttaatcagACCAAGAGTTTAAAACCACTGCTAGGGGCTCCTCAACACCCCACATGACCAAGAGTGGTTTAAATCAATTGAGCAACAGCTGAACGTTGAACTTACCAAAGCTCAGCTAATATGAGAGAAGGTGTAGTGGACCTCTCGCTCTCAGAAGAAATTAAAATGGAAGTCCTTTTCAACTGCAGGCTGAAAGAATACATGTCAGTGACTGTCAACTTATTTCATGTCAACTTATcattaaattattgattaatattatTTGCTCCTGAAACTGTCTTAATTTTCAGGGATATGGGCATAAATGCTCTCTGTTGGATTTCACTTTGTATCACTACCATGGATCATGGACAGAGGATAatttcttaaaggggacatattaagctttttgtgattttctgttatttatatactggtgaaggatatctatgctaaacagggtcaaagtttcaaaacttgaggttatcatatgtagaaatactccctgcaagtcaaaaaccagggcttAAACCTGATCTCAACGCTTcgttttcaatgtttttttctaccttggtGACAAGCTGACGTTGGCTATAAACGGCATAAACGGCTGTCCGTTCCGTAGCCTAGGTTGCTAATGTTGATGCCAAGGTTTTTCCATGGTTGGATCGGATTCAGGCTTGAACATCTATGGATGTATTTcagaatttgacattttgagtaaagaacaagaaaaagttgtgaaatcttactactgtagtttgtttcagacagaggctgaactgaggggttgcATAGAgagccagtatgagataaataaggagttaaATCATGcaactgtaaactgtaaatcatgcaaagatattctagagccccagattaaagatatagacctgtaaatgagCATTTGTCCCCTTTAAGCAGTATTGCACCATCACTTGTACCTCTTGCTTTCACACCATTTTTAAATTCACTCCAACCTACTTAGCAAAGTTCATGCTCATTTGGAAAAAGctaaacagcttttatttttcaccttttcccTTTTCTTGTATTGTAATTTCACAGCGATTTACATATGTTCCAAAAGAAATGAATAGGGGCGGATTTCTCTAGTTGGACTAAAAAAACAAGGGCAGTTCATTCACCAGTGACCTATTGattcatgttaatgttaacaGCAATGTAACAGGCAAAGGCTCCAAGGTTGGTAATGTTATACTGAAACGTATTTGCTGTTTGCTCCGTGTGTTTTGATTGTGTACTTATTTAAGTTAAATTCATGTAAATTCTGAGATAGTTTGATGAATGACAGTTAATGATATGAAGAGGACTGTGAAGACTTAAATCAAACTCATGgatgaagttttgtttttgcccGGAGCAGCTATTGCCTTCTGTGTTCACACAAGCAGACTAGCACCAACCCCTGtctttaaataaatgcttttacatttttaaagtgtgtgtactgtatttacactgCTCTGTGGCTCTCTGTATAAAATGGCCACAAAATGTTCCCAGTTATTATTCAGTAGCTGTAGGAACAGCTCCAGGCTTCTCACTGGCTTTTCACCAGGCAGGGTTGTGTTTCATATCAGATCTGGAAAGCTGTGGAGCAGTCTGAGATCTGGTTTGCTCATTCTGGGAAATGGTTAATTAAGCAGTCAAACTATCTTTGGATCTCTTTATTTTCCCAGCTTTCATCGCTATTCCCCTGTGAGTTCAGGTTACAGGACTCAGGGCCCACTTCTTTTTGAAAGCTTCCCCAGGGGTCTTCAGTGCTTTTTAAAGATTCACCACAGAGATCTCCCGAGTCCTTGTGGTCTGCTGCTATTCTGTGTGGCAGCATCTTGTCTCCTCAGCTGGGTCATATCAAGGTTAGGATTCAAAATGTTACGCTATGTAGGAGATCTATTGAGAAAATGTAATTGTCATTGCAACAGAACCATAAATttgttcttatttatttgttagtTTCTTTAAAGCTGCTTGGCCTACATGGTTCTAGGGATGGCACTGTCAGTCTGTGGTCGGTTCACCTCT
Protein-coding regions in this window:
- the adora2aa gene encoding adenosine A2a receptor a, with the protein product MPDDPAASTLYIVLELLIAVFSVLGNVLVCWAVCLNSNLQSITNFFVVSLAVADIAVGVLAIPFAIVISTGFCSNFYGCLFIACFVLVLTQSSIFSLLAIAIDRYIAIKIPLRYNSLVTGRRARGIIAICWVLSIIIGLTPMMGWHKVAKSSNSTCPNGLMKCLFEEVVNMEYMVYFNFFACVLIPLLLMLAIYLCIFMAACHQLKLIEMKAAHGEKSRTTLQKEVQAAKSLAIIVGLFAVCWLPLHIINCFTLFCPQCKRPPLWIMYVAIILSHANSVVNPFIYAYRIREFRQTFRRIIRRHILGQKEMFDSGSSRHGSTRNSITDSIRLKVNDLSFDLFTEHSSSSSCESSYRVPAHISPVGGGLVAVSHPPLSVVISHCPKMGPCPLQALTQTQIPMGHHVQYVEQQHDCAGAEVVEEKDKQNLNSVQVTSLSCCSELAKVS